One window of the Lactococcus lactis genome contains the following:
- the thiM gene encoding hydroxyethylthiazole kinase: protein MSILEKIQEKQPLILNLANFVTPQRVADAISFAGGSPLMTAEISESETLVEIADAVVVNIGTISEKDYPLFLTICQLANQKHKPLILDPVAVNVPFRANFVKRLMQEVKFDIIRGNSAEIAWFADKESLNKGIDALESNLEVEHARVAAQKTGAVIIQTGKVDVISNGFEELFVETDSPLFKINVGCGDMLSAIVGTFAAVSDDLFKAAYEATEFFGESGVKATEQVENLPGNFVNRLLDKIYQATQEVI from the coding sequence ATGTCAATTTTAGAAAAGATTCAAGAAAAACAACCACTTATCTTAAATTTAGCGAATTTTGTAACTCCACAAAGAGTTGCGGATGCGATTAGTTTTGCTGGTGGTTCACCATTAATGACTGCGGAAATTTCAGAAAGTGAAACTTTAGTTGAAATTGCAGATGCTGTAGTGGTTAATATTGGAACCATTTCAGAAAAGGATTATCCGCTTTTTTTGACTATTTGTCAGTTAGCAAATCAAAAGCACAAACCTTTAATTTTGGACCCAGTTGCTGTCAATGTCCCTTTTAGAGCAAATTTTGTCAAAAGATTAATGCAAGAGGTGAAATTTGATATCATTCGTGGGAATTCAGCGGAAATTGCTTGGTTTGCTGATAAAGAAAGCTTGAACAAAGGAATTGATGCACTTGAGTCAAATTTAGAAGTTGAGCACGCGCGAGTTGCTGCTCAAAAAACAGGGGCAGTCATTATTCAAACTGGAAAAGTTGATGTTATTTCTAATGGGTTTGAGGAACTATTTGTTGAAACTGATAGTCCACTTTTTAAAATTAATGTTGGCTGTGGGGATATGTTGTCAGCAATTGTTGGAACTTTTGCGGCTGTATCTGATGATTTATTTAAGGCGGCTTATGAAGCGACAGAATTCTTCGGTGAATCTGGTGTGAAAGCTACTGAGCAAGTAGAAAATCTACCAGGAAATTTTGTGAATCGTCTTCTTGATAAAATTTATCAAGCGACGCAAGAGGTTATATAA
- the thiD gene encoding bifunctional hydroxymethylpyrimidine kinase/phosphomethylpyrimidine kinase — protein sequence MIDVSQVVTIAGIDSSGGAGINADLKTFHNQKVYSATIVTGLTAQNTYGVQEILPTNKAFILAQFDSVFSDLEISAAKTGALFDTAQVEAVIQGLKKYKPKHLVVDPVMVAKGGAILLTREAIDLIKNELLPLAELVTPNLEEAEVMCGYKIIDEKEILKALHDIQKLGAKNVLIKGGHGNGELVRDYLLMTDGSVSTYDSKRLLTERTHGTGDTLSSYITAHLALGEDLKEVMPKAKLFITEAISQTINVGHGHGPLNHWVTINEK from the coding sequence ATGATTGATGTTTCTCAAGTTGTGACAATCGCTGGAATTGATTCTTCTGGTGGGGCTGGTATTAATGCTGACCTAAAAACTTTTCATAATCAAAAAGTATATTCGGCAACAATTGTGACAGGGTTGACAGCGCAAAATACCTATGGAGTACAAGAAATTTTACCGACAAATAAAGCTTTTATTTTGGCTCAATTTGACTCAGTATTTTCTGATTTGGAAATTTCGGCAGCTAAAACGGGGGCACTTTTTGATACTGCTCAAGTTGAAGCGGTAATTCAAGGCTTGAAAAAATATAAACCGAAGCATTTGGTGGTGGATCCAGTAATGGTGGCTAAAGGCGGGGCAATTCTTTTGACAAGAGAAGCCATTGATTTGATAAAAAATGAATTGTTACCTTTAGCAGAATTGGTCACTCCCAATTTGGAAGAGGCAGAGGTTATGTGTGGCTATAAAATTATTGACGAAAAGGAAATTTTAAAAGCCCTTCATGATATTCAAAAGTTAGGTGCTAAAAATGTGCTGATTAAAGGGGGACATGGTAATGGAGAACTGGTCAGAGATTATTTATTGATGACAGATGGTTCTGTCAGTACTTATGACTCTAAAAGATTACTGACAGAAAGAACACACGGAACCGGAGATACACTTTCTTCTTATATTACAGCTCATTTAGCTTTAGGAGAAGATTTAAAAGAAGTGATGCCAAAAGCTAAATTGTTTATTACTGAAGCTATTTCACAAACAATTAATGTTGGTCACGGTCATGGACCGTTAAACCATTGGGTGACAATTAATGAAAAATAA
- the dltA gene encoding D-alanine--poly(phosphoribitol) ligase subunit DltA encodes MKLLEQIFEIAKKEPDLIVLAEREQKFTYRQLFAAVSHISEQINERNLNQRPILIFGKNDFITLAAMLATNLTGHAYIPVDAHTPFERTEMIKSAAKPAAVLTTVELSADFEALFTDRISLELTDQILTDKLPALDFSKAVSGNDSNYIIYTSGTTGVPKGVEVSHDNLVTFTNWMNNDFMKNENNQILSQALYSFDLSIFSLYPSLTTGGTLISLSRDETTNFKLLFERLNKTVINTWISTPSFVDICLLDPSFTEKEHPQLVQFIFCGEELTKKTAEKLLTAFPSANIYNTYGPTEATGAISSVKITKELLTENDRVPIGFAKPGVDLKIMDKEIIIIGDSVAKGYFENPEKTEQAFFTVDGKPAYHTGDAGSISADGMLRYQGRIDFQVKFNGFRIELQDIEANIQNLKEIEKAVVLPKTNDQHKVTALIAYLETEKTFEDRAAERAFTKELKAELSKTIMDYMMPTKFVYLKKFPLNQNGKVDRKALAQKERGDN; translated from the coding sequence ATGAAATTATTAGAACAAATTTTTGAAATTGCAAAAAAAGAACCAGACCTTATTGTACTTGCCGAGCGTGAGCAGAAATTTACTTACCGTCAATTATTTGCCGCGGTTTCACATATCTCAGAACAAATCAATGAACGCAATTTAAATCAGCGTCCAATCTTGATTTTCGGTAAAAACGATTTTATCACTTTAGCAGCCATGCTTGCGACAAATTTAACTGGTCACGCTTATATTCCTGTTGATGCTCACACACCATTTGAGCGGACAGAAATGATTAAATCAGCGGCAAAACCAGCGGCGGTACTCACTACAGTTGAGCTGTCAGCAGATTTTGAAGCACTTTTTACTGACAGAATTTCTCTTGAACTTACTGACCAGATTTTGACTGACAAACTTCCAGCACTTGATTTTTCTAAAGCTGTTTCTGGAAATGACAGCAATTATATTATTTATACTTCTGGAACAACAGGAGTACCAAAAGGTGTTGAAGTCAGTCATGATAATCTTGTGACTTTCACCAATTGGATGAACAATGATTTTATGAAAAATGAAAATAATCAAATCTTGTCACAAGCCCTTTACAGCTTTGATTTATCAATTTTCAGCTTGTATCCAAGTCTTACAACTGGCGGAACATTAATTTCACTCTCACGTGACGAAACAACCAACTTCAAATTACTTTTTGAACGTTTGAACAAAACGGTCATTAATACTTGGATTTCAACACCATCATTTGTTGATATTTGCTTATTGGACCCTTCGTTCACTGAGAAAGAACACCCTCAATTAGTTCAATTTATTTTCTGCGGTGAAGAATTAACAAAGAAAACAGCAGAAAAATTACTGACAGCTTTTCCGTCAGCAAATATATACAATACCTATGGTCCAACAGAAGCAACAGGAGCCATTTCGTCAGTAAAAATCACGAAAGAATTACTGACAGAAAATGATCGTGTCCCAATTGGTTTTGCCAAACCAGGTGTTGACTTAAAAATTATGGATAAGGAAATCATCATTATTGGTGATTCGGTAGCCAAAGGTTACTTTGAAAATCCAGAAAAAACTGAGCAAGCCTTTTTCACAGTCGACGGAAAACCCGCTTATCATACAGGAGATGCCGGTTCAATTTCCGCTGACGGAATGCTCCGTTACCAAGGACGAATTGATTTTCAAGTTAAATTTAATGGATTCCGTATTGAACTTCAAGATATTGAAGCCAATATTCAAAACTTAAAAGAGATTGAAAAAGCGGTAGTCTTACCGAAAACAAATGACCAGCATAAAGTCACCGCATTAATCGCTTATTTAGAAACAGAAAAAACATTTGAAGACCGTGCAGCCGAACGCGCCTTCACAAAAGAACTCAAAGCTGAACTTTCAAAAACAATTATGGATTACATGATGCCAACTAAGTTTGTTTATCTTAAAAAGTTCCCATTGAATCAAAATGGCAAAGTTGACCGCAAGGCACTCGCCCAAAAAGAGCGAGGTGACAACTAG
- the rplJ gene encoding 50S ribosomal protein L10, whose translation MSDYKVNEATIAKKAELVDVYAQKMTEAASIVVADSRGLSVDQDTQLRKQLREAGVEFKVVKNSVLRRAAEKAGLEGLSEAFSGPSAVAFSNEDVVAPAKVLADFAKDAENLEIKAGVIEGKVSSKEEIQAIASLPSRDGLLSMLLSVLQAPVRNVALAVKAVAEKEESAA comes from the coding sequence ATGAGCGATTACAAAGTAAATGAAGCAACAATTGCTAAGAAAGCAGAATTGGTTGATGTTTACGCACAAAAAATGACTGAAGCAGCATCTATCGTTGTTGCAGATTCACGTGGTTTGTCAGTTGATCAAGATACTCAACTTCGTAAACAACTTCGTGAAGCAGGCGTTGAATTCAAAGTCGTTAAAAACTCAGTTTTGCGTCGTGCAGCTGAAAAAGCTGGTCTTGAAGGTTTGTCAGAAGCATTCTCTGGCCCATCAGCAGTAGCATTTTCTAACGAAGATGTTGTAGCACCAGCAAAAGTTTTGGCTGACTTTGCAAAAGATGCTGAAAATCTTGAAATCAAAGCTGGTGTTATCGAAGGTAAAGTTTCTTCTAAAGAAGAAATCCAAGCTATTGCGTCTCTTCCAAGCCGCGATGGACTTCTTTCTATGCTTCTTTCAGTGCTTCAAGCACCTGTCCGCAACGTGGCTCTTGCAGTCAAAGCTGTTGCAGAAAAAGAAGAATCAGCTGCTTAA
- a CDS encoding helix-turn-helix domain-containing protein, producing MNFGQNLKKLRKNAKLTQSQLAEKLGMKQNAYVLWEQKSTNPTLEILEKLADIYDLPIQELIKETDNNAEKQLIDNYRSLTGEQQESVINFTDFLIEQNKTELINLKTYRRSSLDYAIVEDEELSAGFGQSQSNTGGHYKAYTSETLGRYDGAARVKGESMEPEFPNFSIATFLHTGFGRSGDIYAIAEGDLGEERLYIKQVFEEEDGQFRIHSLNPDPQYKDFYLGQEDNFRIIGPVVDNFEEIEESQIID from the coding sequence ATGAATTTTGGTCAGAACTTAAAAAAATTAAGAAAAAATGCAAAATTGACACAGAGTCAATTAGCAGAAAAGCTAGGAATGAAGCAAAATGCTTATGTACTTTGGGAACAAAAATCAACCAACCCAACGTTAGAAATACTAGAAAAACTAGCAGATATCTATGATTTACCTATTCAAGAATTAATCAAAGAAACTGATAATAATGCAGAAAAACAATTAATCGATAATTATCGTTCACTGACAGGAGAACAACAAGAATCAGTTATTAATTTTACGGATTTTCTCATTGAACAAAATAAAACAGAGCTTATTAATTTGAAAACCTACAGACGTTCTTCTTTAGATTATGCCATTGTTGAAGATGAAGAATTATCGGCAGGTTTTGGTCAATCTCAAAGCAATACAGGTGGCCACTACAAAGCTTACACATCTGAAACTCTTGGTCGATATGATGGTGCAGCCAGAGTAAAAGGGGAATCGATGGAACCTGAATTCCCTAATTTTTCTATTGCAACATTCTTACACACTGGTTTTGGTCGGAGTGGGGATATTTACGCCATTGCTGAAGGAGATTTGGGCGAAGAACGTTTGTATATCAAACAAGTATTTGAAGAAGAAGATGGACAATTTAGAATTCATTCACTCAATCCAGATCCACAATACAAGGATTTTTATCTAGGACAGGAAGATAATTTCCGAATTATTGGACCAGTAGTTGATAATTTTGAAGAAATTGAAGAATCACAGATTATAGATTAA
- a CDS encoding glycosyltransferase family protein codes for MKNKKINLKSFQSVCLIFIFLFNFEFIFRLSNFTSREKFFTIFFFVAPLMLSSFFIITDSEKIPNSVRNLSILGVFGFLMYGSNRLIVSLTYLIGGEHAVPQLFPFRFLIAIFILLCCALAYYVSTKKRLIYKLATLIASLWFVTLPIITIQFIIKFLVEHQGFDFSIVSNMDIRYLIVPFMPIMYLSFCKFSGIDAKQLGKNIKYTVYVLLVVYIVALIVYSGTQVNITFNFAQEGFFNSIELNYNVFLAHWIEGLTVFSQFVLPIIAFALVIGYKGEKSKKKILSLKPIYVLILVALGVYAYLFLLNPPTNFIHFNNKIFNSYFALQIFEVVVIMLLTIYTGLKKFIRPRTKILLYIGSSLPFLYLYIVRYHYWKQSYLVFDIFDRINYIFFIFSVFVFLYYTVEVVILWYSYNKRQKITALDFKDEKIKKQFHIYVLIPCLNEELVIQTTLKSILKNNYENLVVTVIDDASDDRSLEKISEIQDSRLNVLRRIKPNAQKGKGTALNWAYYQISEQIQEAGIAPEDVLIAIIDADTKLDNNYFEKVNMVFNHDAKLTGLQSKVRVANLLKDASQDLEFSEIINATQMFRTLTNTVAFGGNGQFCKLSTLQALNEDPWTDSLVEDFDLSTRLFLSDIEVKNAQFDDIYIEQTGIINDNEALVKQRVRWAQGNIQSSKYILPTIRSKKLQNKQKFELLMTLLKPWLMGIEYIIVIYTLIMIVNSAILSGITQSLKIVVVLFIVMSIYIIFVNFVWAILYNKGKSQEKTRVWDVVKDTVNLTKFLLILTQIYPQSAIRYFNSKNDWVKTNRQEESVDPHIDEYKK; via the coding sequence ATGAAAAATAAAAAAATTAATTTAAAGTCTTTCCAGTCTGTCTGTCTCATTTTTATCTTCCTCTTTAATTTTGAGTTTATTTTCCGCTTATCAAATTTTACTTCTAGAGAAAAATTCTTTACCATTTTCTTTTTTGTGGCTCCTTTGATGCTTAGCTCATTTTTTATCATTACGGATAGCGAAAAAATTCCGAATTCAGTTAGAAATTTGAGTATTCTCGGTGTCTTTGGTTTCCTGATGTATGGTTCCAATCGCTTAATCGTTTCCTTGACTTACCTTATAGGTGGGGAACATGCTGTTCCACAGTTATTTCCCTTCCGATTTTTGATTGCTATCTTCATTTTACTTTGTTGTGCTTTAGCTTATTATGTTTCAACAAAGAAGAGGTTAATTTATAAATTAGCAACATTGATTGCTTCTTTGTGGTTCGTTACATTGCCAATTATAACGATTCAATTCATTATTAAATTCTTGGTTGAACATCAGGGGTTTGATTTCTCGATTGTCAGTAATATGGATATCAGGTATCTGATTGTACCATTTATGCCAATCATGTATTTGAGTTTTTGTAAATTTAGTGGGATTGATGCCAAACAATTAGGAAAGAATATCAAATATACGGTTTATGTGCTCTTAGTTGTCTACATCGTTGCATTAATCGTTTATTCAGGAACTCAAGTAAATATTACCTTTAATTTTGCTCAAGAAGGTTTCTTTAATAGCATTGAGCTTAACTATAATGTCTTTTTGGCACATTGGATAGAAGGATTGACTGTATTTTCTCAATTCGTCCTACCAATTATTGCTTTTGCTTTAGTTATTGGATATAAGGGAGAAAAATCAAAGAAAAAGATACTGTCATTAAAACCAATTTATGTATTAATACTGGTTGCTCTGGGAGTTTATGCTTATCTTTTCCTTCTTAATCCACCAACTAATTTTATTCATTTTAATAACAAAATTTTCAATAGTTATTTTGCGCTACAAATTTTTGAAGTTGTTGTGATTATGCTTTTGACAATCTATACAGGTTTGAAAAAATTTATCAGACCAAGAACGAAGATATTGCTATATATTGGTTCAAGCTTGCCTTTCCTCTATTTATATATTGTAAGATATCATTATTGGAAACAAAGTTATTTGGTTTTTGATATTTTTGACCGTATCAATTATATTTTCTTTATTTTTTCAGTTTTCGTATTTCTTTACTATACGGTAGAAGTCGTTATTTTGTGGTATTCATATAATAAAAGACAAAAGATAACAGCATTAGATTTCAAAGATGAGAAAATAAAAAAACAATTTCATATTTATGTTTTGATTCCGTGTTTGAATGAAGAATTGGTTATTCAAACGACTTTGAAAAGTATTTTGAAAAATAATTATGAGAATTTGGTAGTAACTGTTATTGATGATGCAAGTGATGATCGGAGCTTAGAAAAAATTTCTGAAATTCAAGATTCTCGATTGAATGTTCTAAGACGTATTAAACCTAATGCGCAAAAAGGAAAAGGGACGGCTTTGAATTGGGCTTATTATCAAATTAGTGAGCAAATTCAAGAAGCTGGAATTGCTCCGGAGGATGTTCTTATTGCGATAATTGATGCCGATACAAAACTTGATAACAATTATTTTGAAAAAGTAAATATGGTTTTCAATCATGATGCTAAGCTTACTGGTTTGCAATCCAAGGTTCGTGTTGCCAATTTGCTTAAAGATGCTTCACAAGACTTGGAATTTTCTGAAATTATCAATGCGACACAGATGTTTCGGACTTTGACCAATACAGTTGCTTTTGGTGGAAATGGACAGTTCTGTAAATTAAGTACTCTTCAGGCATTGAATGAAGACCCTTGGACAGATTCTCTTGTGGAAGATTTTGATTTATCAACCCGTCTGTTTCTGTCAGATATTGAAGTTAAAAATGCTCAATTTGATGATATTTACATTGAACAAACAGGGATTATCAATGATAATGAAGCTTTGGTTAAACAACGAGTGCGATGGGCGCAGGGAAATATCCAATCTTCAAAATATATTTTACCGACGATTCGGTCAAAAAAATTGCAGAATAAACAGAAGTTTGAATTATTGATGACCCTACTGAAACCTTGGTTAATGGGGATTGAATATATCATTGTAATTTATACACTGATTATGATTGTTAATTCTGCTATCCTATCAGGGATTACTCAATCACTTAAAATTGTTGTTGTGCTTTTTATCGTGATGTCAATTTATATTATCTTTGTGAATTTTGTATGGGCTATTCTTTATAACAAAGGAAAATCTCAAGAAAAAACAAGGGTGTGGGATGTAGTGAAAGATACGGTTAATCTGACGAAATTTCTACTTATTTTAACTCAAATTTATCCACAGTCAGCCATTCGATATTTCAACTCTAAAAATGATTGGGTAAAAACTAATCGTCAAGAAGAAAGTGTTGACCCTCATATTGATGAGTATAAAAAATAA
- the wecB gene encoding non-hydrolyzing UDP-N-acetylglucosamine 2-epimerase: MKKLLFIFGTRPEFIKVYPVIQEAKRQGNPIVLVNTGQHKEMLNELLDEFSVEVDYDLKIMEKYSGLSEIVAGSISGLDPIIKKEQPDVILVHGDTAATLAGSLVAYFNQIKLAHIEAGLRTYNKFSPFPEEMNRQIVGLMADYHFTPTEMTKENLLKEGKPKKQVFVVGNSAIDMFQYTLKDDYTNEALSWQADKKMILVTAHRRENLSDLEEIFDGIAEIADEFKETHKIIYPIHMNPIIREKAQKLLEHSNIKIIDPLDTINFHNVMRHAELILTDSGGIQEEAAFLGIPVLVLRDTTERPEGVLAGTLKLVGTSKENIVNETRTLLTDKTKYERMSGSKNPYGDGTTSLQIVNILNEK; the protein is encoded by the coding sequence ATGAAAAAGTTACTCTTTATATTTGGGACTAGGCCAGAATTTATTAAAGTTTATCCAGTAATCCAAGAGGCGAAAAGGCAAGGCAATCCAATTGTTCTGGTTAACACAGGGCAGCACAAAGAAATGCTCAATGAACTTTTAGATGAATTTTCTGTGGAAGTTGATTACGATTTAAAAATCATGGAAAAATATTCTGGTTTATCAGAAATTGTGGCAGGATCAATTAGCGGTCTTGACCCAATTATTAAAAAGGAACAACCAGATGTCATCTTAGTTCATGGTGATACTGCAGCTACTTTGGCTGGAAGTTTGGTTGCTTATTTTAATCAGATAAAGTTGGCACATATTGAAGCAGGCTTGCGAACTTACAATAAATTTTCACCATTTCCTGAAGAAATGAATCGTCAAATTGTTGGTTTAATGGCTGATTATCATTTTACACCAACGGAAATGACGAAAGAAAATCTTTTAAAAGAAGGTAAGCCCAAAAAACAGGTTTTTGTAGTTGGAAACAGTGCTATAGATATGTTTCAGTATACTTTAAAGGATGATTATACAAATGAAGCTTTATCATGGCAAGCTGATAAGAAAATGATTTTAGTGACGGCTCACCGTCGTGAAAATTTGAGTGATTTAGAAGAAATTTTTGATGGAATTGCAGAGATCGCTGATGAATTTAAAGAAACACATAAAATCATTTATCCAATTCATATGAATCCAATCATTCGTGAAAAAGCGCAAAAATTACTGGAACATAGTAATATTAAAATCATTGACCCGCTGGATACAATTAACTTTCATAATGTGATGCGTCATGCCGAGTTGATTTTAACTGACTCTGGTGGAATTCAAGAAGAAGCGGCTTTCTTAGGGATTCCAGTGCTTGTTTTACGTGATACAACTGAAAGACCCGAGGGTGTACTGGCTGGTACTTTAAAACTTGTGGGGACTTCAAAAGAAAATATTGTTAATGAGACTCGGACTTTACTGACAGACAAGACTAAATATGAAAGGATGTCAGGAAGTAAGAATCCTTATGGTGACGGAACAACTTCCTTGCAGATTGTTAATATTCTAAATGAAAAATAA
- the rplL gene encoding 50S ribosomal protein L7/L12, translating into MALNIENIVAELENATILELSELVKAIEEKFDVTAAAPVAAAAGAGDAAAAAKDSFDVELTSAGDKKVAVIKEVRGITGLGLKEAKELVDGAPTMIKEGLSESEANEVKEKLEAAGASITLK; encoded by the coding sequence ATGGCATTGAACATTGAAAACATCGTTGCTGAACTTGAAAACGCAACAATCCTTGAACTTTCTGAACTTGTAAAAGCAATCGAAGAAAAATTTGACGTAACAGCAGCAGCTCCAGTTGCAGCAGCAGCAGGTGCTGGTGATGCAGCAGCAGCAGCTAAAGATTCATTCGACGTTGAATTGACATCAGCTGGCGACAAAAAAGTTGCAGTAATCAAAGAAGTACGTGGAATCACTGGTCTTGGACTTAAAGAAGCTAAAGAACTCGTTGATGGTGCACCAACAATGATCAAAGAAGGTCTTTCTGAATCAGAAGCTAACGAAGTTAAAGAAAAACTTGAAGCAGCTGGTGCTTCAATCACACTTAAATAA
- the dltX gene encoding teichoic acid D-Ala incorporation-associated protein DltX codes for MDKKKEIRLFLAKTVFYFIIILILLYLYSYSHTGGAHFIYNEF; via the coding sequence ATGGACAAGAAAAAAGAAATTCGTCTATTTTTGGCTAAAACAGTATTTTACTTTATAATTATTTTAATTCTGCTCTATCTTTATTCCTACAGTCATACTGGCGGAGCACACTTTATCTATAACGAATTTTAG